One window from the genome of Pseudonocardia hierapolitana encodes:
- a CDS encoding R2-like ligand-binding oxidase yields the protein MSERTGFTSLRKGGIHFDSFPMRLFTKGNGRQWNPADIDLSQDAADVAAMTDDERWWTCSLAAQFMAGEESVTQDLQPFLAAMAAEGRLADEMYLTQFVYEEAKHTEAFRRWFDAVGITDDLHTYIADNEPYQQIFTKELPESLQTLAQDPSPRNQIRASVTYNHIVEGTLALTGYFSWQKICASRGILPGMQQIIKHIGDDERRHMAWGTFTCRRHVAADDTLWDAVDERMQELLVPAMGVVTATFERWDGPPPFPVDMNEMAEYAMDKVGRRLGAIETARGADLRTIDLDASPEALEERFHAEDSAQLVAAG from the coding sequence AAGGGCGGGATCCACTTCGACTCGTTCCCGATGCGGCTGTTCACCAAGGGCAACGGCCGCCAGTGGAACCCGGCGGACATCGACCTGAGCCAGGACGCGGCCGACGTCGCCGCGATGACCGACGACGAGCGCTGGTGGACCTGCTCCCTCGCCGCGCAGTTCATGGCGGGCGAGGAGTCGGTCACGCAGGACCTGCAGCCGTTCCTCGCGGCGATGGCCGCCGAGGGCAGGCTCGCCGACGAGATGTACCTGACCCAGTTCGTGTACGAGGAGGCCAAGCACACCGAGGCCTTCCGCCGCTGGTTCGACGCCGTCGGCATCACCGACGACCTGCACACCTACATCGCCGACAACGAGCCCTACCAGCAGATCTTCACCAAGGAGCTGCCGGAGAGCCTGCAGACGCTCGCGCAGGACCCGTCGCCGCGCAACCAGATCCGGGCGTCGGTGACGTACAACCACATCGTCGAGGGCACGCTCGCCCTCACCGGCTACTTCTCGTGGCAGAAGATCTGCGCGAGCCGCGGGATCCTGCCCGGGATGCAGCAGATCATCAAGCACATCGGCGACGACGAGCGCCGGCACATGGCGTGGGGCACGTTCACCTGCCGCCGCCACGTCGCCGCCGACGACACCCTGTGGGACGCCGTCGACGAGCGGATGCAGGAGCTGCTCGTTCCGGCGATGGGCGTGGTGACCGCGACGTTCGAGCGGTGGGACGGGCCGCCGCCGTTCCCCGTCGACATGAACGAGATGGCGGAGTACGCGATGGACAAGGTCGGCCGCCGCCTCGGCGCGATCGAGACGGCCAGGGGTGCCGACCTGCGCACGATCGACCTGGACGCGAGCCCGGAGGCGCTCGAGGAGCGCTTCCACGCCGAGGACTCCGCGCAGCTGGTCGCCGCCGGCTGA
- a CDS encoding FAD-binding oxidoreductase produces the protein MTSFLSAADPGYDTERTGYNLSVEHEPEVVVPAASVDDVVAAIRYATARGLGVAVQATGHGPSRSADGAVLITTSRMDGITIDPVARTARVEAGVRGGALVRAAAEHGLAPLNGSSPEVGVVSYHLGGGIGMLGRSLGWAVDHIRALEVVTADGVLRRATASEETELFWALRGGGKGTLGVVVAIEIDLHPVARLYGGGMHFAAADAQRVLTTWAEWIRTAPEAMGSSVLLIRMPDLPVLPDALRGRYVVHVRFAFTGSAEDGERLVRPFRGLGPVTDTVAEMPYSAVGSIHAEPTTPVPFHARNAMLASLDAAAVAELLRHAGPGADAPYLVELRLMGGALARPRAVPSALARRDGAFVLYAGAAAEPEQVPALRAAYDRLFAAMAPWSTGGVCVNFLSGPDVTAAQLATGYLPADAARLAAVKRAVDPDDVFRVHHGRA, from the coding sequence ATGACAAGCTTCCTCTCCGCCGCCGATCCCGGTTACGACACCGAGCGCACCGGCTACAACCTCTCCGTCGAACACGAGCCCGAGGTCGTCGTGCCCGCCGCCTCCGTCGACGACGTCGTCGCGGCGATCCGCTACGCCACCGCCCGCGGCCTCGGGGTCGCCGTACAGGCAACCGGCCACGGCCCGTCGCGCAGTGCCGACGGCGCCGTCCTGATCACCACGTCCCGGATGGACGGCATCACGATCGACCCGGTCGCCCGCACCGCGCGCGTCGAGGCGGGCGTCCGCGGCGGTGCGTTGGTGCGCGCGGCCGCCGAGCACGGCCTCGCCCCGCTGAACGGTTCCTCGCCCGAGGTCGGGGTGGTCTCCTACCACCTCGGCGGCGGCATCGGGATGCTCGGGCGCAGCCTCGGCTGGGCCGTCGACCACATCCGCGCGCTGGAGGTCGTCACGGCCGACGGCGTGCTGCGCCGGGCGACGGCCTCCGAGGAGACCGAGCTGTTCTGGGCGCTGCGCGGGGGCGGCAAGGGCACGCTCGGCGTCGTGGTCGCGATCGAGATCGACCTGCACCCGGTGGCGCGGCTGTACGGGGGCGGCATGCATTTCGCCGCGGCCGACGCGCAGCGCGTGCTCACCACCTGGGCCGAGTGGATCCGGACCGCACCGGAGGCCATGGGCTCGTCGGTCCTGCTGATCCGGATGCCGGACCTGCCCGTGCTGCCCGACGCGTTGCGCGGCCGGTACGTCGTCCACGTCCGGTTCGCGTTCACCGGCAGCGCCGAGGACGGGGAACGGCTGGTGCGCCCGTTCCGCGGCCTCGGGCCGGTGACCGACACCGTCGCGGAGATGCCGTACTCGGCGGTCGGCTCGATCCACGCCGAGCCGACGACCCCGGTGCCGTTCCACGCCCGCAACGCGATGCTGGCGTCCCTCGACGCCGCGGCCGTCGCGGAGCTGCTGCGCCACGCGGGGCCCGGCGCGGACGCGCCGTACCTGGTCGAGCTGCGGCTCATGGGCGGCGCGCTCGCCCGGCCCCGGGCGGTGCCCAGCGCGCTCGCCCGCCGCGACGGCGCGTTCGTGCTGTACGCGGGCGCGGCGGCGGAGCCCGAGCAGGTGCCCGCGCTGCGGGCGGCGTACGACCGGCTGTTCGCGGCGATGGCGCCGTGGAGCACCGGCGGGGTGTGCGTGAACTTCCTGTCGGGGCCGGACGTCACCGCGGCGCAGCTGGCCACCGGCTACCTGCCGGCCGACGCCGCCCGGCTCGCGGCGGTCAAGCGCGCCGTCGACCCGGACGACGTGTTCCGCGTCCACCACGGGCGCGCGTGA